In a genomic window of Branchiostoma floridae strain S238N-H82 chromosome 19, Bfl_VNyyK, whole genome shotgun sequence:
- the LOC118407015 gene encoding keratin, type I cytoskeletal 10-like, whose product MSFMTGGFGGGGGGGGGGGGGGGAGLSLTKSGGGGGGGMNSRQELNTLNTRLSGYINKVRSLEARNAELEMLIAEASKAHAAAGVSTAPISIDTSELMAMKKEIQATANEVSYLESQKSTLLIEIENLRRQLEDLLRRRAEMESDISGAKGELDSALGALDGLQDEVAQAEDEMSSAAQGPAQATTIEEQIDVVQVERLRADLNDSLNALRGEFEQLASQGIADVEGDWEARLRELQAEIERLKALLEELRMQISQLRAELSAILSEAEQIKATNISLERDISTLKDTIRKRLEDYRIQIADLNGEGQRLDGEIQAVVAQYNDLLNKKLALEKEVIDYEQIVGGENQRLKVQGGGYAIQQISIGSGSSSGGLGGGMGFGGGGGGFGGGGGFGGGGGFGAGGGGGFGGGGGGGFSKGGGGGGGFSRGGGGSRGGGFSKGGGIKFNL is encoded by the exons ATGTCGTTCATGACAGGCGGAttcggcggcggcggcggcggcggtggtggcggcggcggcggcggtggAGCCGGGCTGAGCCTCACGAAGTcaggcggcggcggcggcggtggcATGAACTCCCGACAAGAGCTGAACACGCTCAACACCCGCCTGTCGGGCTACATCAACAAGGTGAGGAGCCTGGAAGCTCGCAATGCCGAGCTGGAGATGCTCATCGCAGAGGCATCGAAGGCTCACGCGGCCGCGGGAGTTTCCACTGCGCCCATCTCTATCGACACCTCCGAGCTCATGGCCATGAAGAAAGAGATCCAAGCCACCGCCAACGAAGTCTCCTACCTAGAGTCGCAGAAGTCCACGCTCCTGATCGAAATCGAAAACCTGAGGAGACA GCTAGAAGACCTGCTGAGAAGGAGGGCTGAGATGGAGTCCGACATCAGCGGGGCTAAAGGG GAGCTGGATTCTGCACTTGGCGCCTTGGATGGTCTTCAAGACGAGGTGGCTCAGGCTGAAGATGAGATGAGTTCCGCTGCTCAAGGACCCGCCCAG GCTACCACCATCGAGGAGCAGATTGACGTGGTGCAGGTAGAGCGTCTCCGGGCCGACCTGAACGACTCCCTGAACGCGCTGCGCGGTGAGTTCGAGCAGCTGGCGTCACAGGGCATCGCTGACGTGGAGGGAGACTGGGAGGCCAGG CTGAGGGAACTCCAGGCTGAGATCGAGAGGCTGAAGGCCCTGTTGGAGGAACTGCGCATGCAGATCTCACAGCTCAGGGCAGaactgtccgccatcttgtctgAGGCCGAGCAGATCAAGGCAACG AACATCAGTCTTGAGCGTGACATCTCGACCCTAAAGGACACCATCCGTAAGAGGTTGGAGGACTACAGGATCCAGATCGCAGACCTGAACGGAGAGGGACAGAGG CTTGACGGAGAGATCCAGGCTGTGGTCGCCCAGTACAACGACTTGCTGAACAAGAAGCTGGCATTGGAGAAGGAGGTCATCGACTATGAACAGATCGTCGGAGGCGAGAACCAGAG GCTCAAGGTCCAGGGAGGAGGATACGCTATCCAGCAGATTTCCATCGGCTCTGGCTCCAGCAGTGGCGGCCTGGGAGGCGGCATGGGCTTTGGAGGCGGCGGCGGCGGTTtcggcggcggcggcggttTCGGCGGTGGCGGCGGCTTCGGAGCGGGAGGCGGCGGCGGCTTCGGAGGCGGCGGCGGCGGTGGATTCAGCAAGGGCGGCGGCGGCGGAGGAGGATTCAGTCGAGGAGGCGGCGGCAGTCGAGGAGGCGGTTTCTCCAAGGGAGGCGGCATCAAGTTTAACTTGTAG